In Ruminococcaceae bacterium BL-4, one DNA window encodes the following:
- a CDS encoding membrane protein of unknown function (Evidence 5 : Unknown function), whose translation MTEKTDHLQHTWNISRAVTNFMLVFFVIYYVLQCTAISFRLSNLFIIAAFFVVLCIHIFITLKYKNIQFSLRNRHDPKSLGHYIGKLDLVLFIFLLINSIWLLIIPKMNGGSISQAVSEAGMLLVFVLYFPLAVLIRIKEIQFETILKVFFRTIVVLAVIHIGLWIYETGHKNGVQEILNYIGVHFGKIFRTADLISGWGIVRIVFSNSLLLGIGLLLLFLKAGSFKPLDYVLGAVLTFGVICPGLRSLWGGTAAGFGIMAIYFVFAVCKGRKKVWRQMLAFVIVVAATVLLLNGTLFHGTILNRLMNTFNGNAVTSSDLSASPKSAFDEEIDTIGTAVSNTYKKEESEKLIHAWLQKPVLGSGYGGSIEEYPGKSAPYAYEMTSLSLLFKMGIIGFAVWALLVVSIMIHAIRNWKKKPWKLAVWFAVFTCFFLTIQTNPLLFTANALSFIMYLALATVGAEQPEQERLERSK comes from the coding sequence TTGACAGAAAAAACCGACCATTTACAGCATACATGGAATATCAGCCGAGCAGTTACAAATTTTATGCTGGTATTTTTCGTTATTTATTATGTTCTGCAGTGTACAGCAATCAGCTTTCGTTTGTCTAATTTGTTTATTATTGCGGCATTTTTTGTAGTGCTGTGTATTCATATCTTTATTACATTGAAATATAAAAACATTCAGTTTTCTTTGAGAAATCGTCATGATCCTAAAAGTCTGGGTCATTATATCGGAAAATTGGATCTTGTTTTATTCATTTTTTTGTTAATTAACAGCATTTGGCTGCTGATTATTCCTAAAATGAATGGAGGTTCTATTTCTCAGGCAGTTTCAGAAGCCGGTATGCTTTTGGTATTTGTTTTGTATTTTCCACTGGCAGTTTTAATTCGTATCAAAGAGATTCAATTTGAAACGATCTTAAAAGTCTTTTTTCGCACCATTGTCGTTTTGGCTGTGATTCATATTGGTCTTTGGATTTATGAAACCGGTCATAAAAATGGTGTGCAGGAAATTTTGAATTACATAGGGGTTCATTTTGGCAAGATCTTTCGGACGGCTGATTTGATTTCCGGATGGGGAATTGTAAGGATCGTATTTTCCAATTCTTTGCTTCTGGGAATTGGACTTTTGCTGCTTTTCCTTAAAGCAGGTAGCTTTAAGCCTTTAGATTACGTCCTTGGAGCAGTTTTGACCTTTGGCGTTATTTGTCCGGGTCTTCGTTCCCTTTGGGGAGGAACTGCTGCAGGATTCGGGATTATGGCAATCTATTTTGTTTTTGCTGTTTGTAAAGGCCGCAAAAAAGTTTGGAGACAAATGCTTGCATTTGTTATTGTAGTGGCAGCTACGGTTTTGCTGCTCAACGGCACTCTTTTTCATGGAACAATTTTAAATCGTCTCATGAATACATTTAATGGAAATGCAGTGACTTCTTCGGACCTTTCTGCGTCACCGAAGAGTGCCTTCGATGAAGAGATTGATACGATCGGAACAGCAGTTTCCAACACCTATAAGAAGGAAGAATCTGAAAAACTGATTCATGCTTGGCTGCAAAAGCCGGTTTTAGGCAGCGGTTATGGCGGGAGTATCGAAGAATATCCAGGAAAATCTGCTCCTTATGCTTATGAGATGACCTCTCTATCTTTGCTCTTTAAGATGGGAATCATAGGGTTTGCCGTATGGGCGCTTTTAGTGGTCAGTATAATGATTCATGCAATTCGAAATTGGAAAAAGAAACCATGGAAATTGGCGGTTTGGTTTGCAGTTTTTACATGCTTTTTCCTCACTATTCAGACCAATCCATTGCTCTTTACGGCGAATGCCCTGAGTTTTATTATGTATCTTGCTTTGGCAACGGTTGGTGCCGAGCAACCTGAACAAGAAAGGCTGGAAAGATCAAAATGA
- a CDS encoding putative Glyco_trans_2-like domain-containing protein (Evidence 3 : Putative function from multiple computational evidences), which yields MAQVDVVVPVYNVEKFLPACVDSILQQTFSDFSLLLVDDGSTDKSGSLCDQYAKKDSRISVIHKENRGLSHTRNVGIDHADAQYLLFVDSDDFLEPDTLEQTVSAAQESGADLILFGYYVDVVKDGKLEDRTCNLPEKAFLSDPLQIAERMVSLKRNFLFDPAWNKLYRTEILKKSQIRMPEGEIFEDTAFNLSLLPFLSSVDFLNKCFYHYMQRDAKRITNSYHPEKPLFLKKRHLGLIKYLERFPQIGKETVATANFIYIKYVFSGWIDLFLPECQLTAENRLQLIQKDLEEPVFQKALAEAGGTSKMENLVLKIAKSKSPKRIALFAKILYRMKYENKKLFFFLKRKNMEE from the coding sequence ATGGCTCAGGTAGATGTGGTCGTGCCGGTTTATAATGTAGAAAAATTTTTGCCGGCTTGTGTGGATTCTATTTTGCAGCAGACGTTTTCCGATTTTTCTTTGTTGCTGGTAGACGATGGTTCCACCGACAAAAGCGGGAGTTTGTGTGACCAATATGCAAAAAAAGATTCTCGTATTTCGGTAATTCATAAAGAAAACAGAGGCCTTTCTCATACGAGAAACGTTGGGATCGATCATGCAGACGCACAATATCTTTTGTTTGTGGATTCTGATGACTTTCTGGAGCCGGATACGCTGGAACAGACCGTTTCGGCAGCGCAGGAAAGCGGAGCGGATCTAATTCTTTTCGGGTATTACGTAGATGTGGTGAAAGATGGAAAACTGGAAGACCGTACCTGTAATCTTCCGGAAAAAGCGTTTTTGTCAGATCCGCTTCAGATTGCCGAGCGGATGGTTTCTCTTAAGCGGAACTTTTTATTTGATCCGGCGTGGAATAAATTATATCGGACAGAGATTCTAAAAAAAAGTCAAATCAGAATGCCTGAGGGCGAAATATTTGAAGATACGGCATTTAATCTGTCGTTGCTTCCTTTTTTGTCGTCAGTTGACTTTTTAAATAAATGCTTTTATCATTATATGCAGCGTGACGCAAAGCGAATCACGAATTCTTATCATCCGGAAAAACCGTTATTTTTGAAAAAAAGGCATTTAGGCCTGATAAAGTATCTAGAAAGATTCCCACAGATTGGAAAAGAAACGGTTGCAACGGCAAATTTTATTTACATTAAATATGTCTTTTCGGGATGGATTGATCTGTTTTTGCCGGAATGCCAACTGACAGCCGAAAATCGGCTGCAGCTCATTCAAAAAGATTTGGAAGAACCGGTTTTTCAGAAAGCCTTGGCAGAAGCAGGCGGTACTTCTAAGATGGAGAACTTAGTATTAAAGATTGCAAAATCCAAAAGTCCCAAAAGAATTGCATTGTTTGCAAAAATTTTGTATCGGATGAAATATGAAAATAAGAAATTATTTTTCTTTTTAAAGCGGAAAAATATGGAAGAATAA
- a CDS encoding Polysaccharide transporter encodes MSEKRSGVKAVMHNLIYAFAVQGISLLLSMMMSLVVPKILGEEQFSYWQLFLFYVSYVGFFSFGFIDGIYLRYGGKRYEDLDDSLLCTEFWISAAFQIILTIFGVIYTMTQVPDPNRQFVLYITFAYMVVGNVGGMLCYVFQATNRVNVYSTSVLIDKMSFIIAVLVLLFYKERSFVPFILLYLTGKTISFIYTVIKGRDMVFHKGVPIAQAMPEVKVNIFTGITLMLSNIASMLILGSGRFVVDNLWGINAFGKFSFSVSLANFFLLFISQASMVLFPVLRQANDKNLKKFYSLVRDLLDLVLPGAFLFYIPVKVILSRWLPQYTESLTYLVLLLPLCTFDSKMNLLCTTYMKVLRLERTLLWINGISFGVSVGLSLLGGYVFHNIYMIIVFMVVSVAFREILSEWVLSHFLELPFLRSVLTESILSVGFVCFTWFLSSTVGFVCYAALYGGYLLIFHKSIHSVLHESRRVFRGK; translated from the coding sequence ATGTCTGAAAAACGTTCCGGCGTTAAGGCCGTGATGCACAATCTGATTTATGCGTTTGCGGTTCAAGGAATTTCTCTTTTGCTGAGCATGATGATGTCTCTGGTCGTACCAAAGATTCTCGGGGAAGAACAGTTTAGCTATTGGCAGCTCTTTCTGTTTTATGTTTCCTATGTGGGGTTCTTTTCGTTCGGCTTTATCGATGGCATTTATCTGCGTTATGGCGGAAAACGCTATGAAGATCTAGATGATTCTTTGCTTTGCACAGAATTTTGGATTTCAGCAGCATTTCAGATCATTTTGACGATTTTTGGTGTCATCTATACGATGACGCAGGTTCCTGATCCGAATCGTCAGTTTGTCCTTTATATTACGTTTGCCTATATGGTGGTCGGCAATGTAGGCGGAATGCTTTGCTATGTCTTTCAGGCAACGAATCGGGTGAATGTTTATTCCACCTCTGTCCTGATCGATAAGATGTCCTTTATTATTGCGGTTTTAGTACTGCTCTTTTATAAAGAACGCAGCTTTGTTCCTTTTATTTTGCTGTATTTGACCGGTAAGACGATCAGCTTTATTTATACCGTGATCAAGGGCAGAGATATGGTTTTCCATAAAGGAGTTCCAATTGCTCAGGCAATGCCGGAAGTGAAGGTCAATATATTTACCGGCATTACGCTCATGCTTTCCAATATTGCAAGCATGCTGATTTTAGGCAGTGGGCGTTTTGTTGTGGATAATCTCTGGGGGATTAATGCTTTCGGAAAATTTTCTTTTTCAGTTTCTTTGGCAAACTTCTTTCTGCTTTTCATTTCGCAGGCCAGTATGGTACTGTTTCCAGTTTTACGGCAGGCAAATGATAAAAATCTAAAAAAGTTTTATTCGTTGGTTCGAGACCTTTTAGATCTGGTTTTGCCGGGAGCATTTTTGTTTTACATTCCGGTGAAAGTGATTCTGAGCAGATGGCTGCCGCAGTATACGGAGAGTCTTACCTATCTGGTTCTGCTTTTGCCGCTGTGTACCTTTGACAGCAAGATGAATCTGCTCTGTACTACTTATATGAAGGTGCTTCGCTTGGAGCGGACCCTTTTGTGGATCAATGGAATCAGCTTTGGGGTCAGCGTTGGATTGAGCTTGTTGGGAGGATATGTTTTCCACAATATTTACATGATTATTGTATTTATGGTGGTTTCGGTGGCATTCCGTGAGATTCTTTCTGAATGGGTTCTGTCCCACTTCTTGGAATTGCCGTTTTTGCGCAGTGTTCTCACTGAGAGTATTCTTTCAGTGGGATTTGTCTGTTTTACGTGGTTCCTGTCTTCGACAGTGGGATTTGTTTGCTATGCAGCGCTTTATGGAGGCTATTTGCTTATCTTCCACAAAAGTATCCATTCTGTCCTTCATGAGAGTCGGCGGGTATTTCGGGGCAAATAA
- the rmlC gene encoding dTDP-4-deoxyrhamnose-3,5-epimerase (Evidence 2a : Function from experimental evidences in other organisms; PubMedId : 7517390, 7517391; Product type e : enzyme) has translation MGKFHFTETDISGVYIIEPTVFGDSRGYFMETYEYEEFKAAGLGMTFVQDNQSKSTKGVLRGLHFQKNHPQGKLVRVVSGEVFDVAVDLRAGSATYGKWTGVILSAENKRQFYIPRGFAHGFLVLSDEAEFTYKCDEYYHPEDEGGLKWDDPTVGVKWPISKDMKLLLSDKDQKHPDFKHLGVQFHV, from the coding sequence ATGGGAAAATTTCATTTTACAGAGACTGACATTTCAGGCGTTTATATCATTGAGCCAACTGTTTTTGGGGATTCACGCGGCTATTTTATGGAGACCTATGAATATGAAGAGTTTAAAGCGGCAGGTCTTGGTATGACTTTTGTACAGGACAATCAGTCTAAATCCACAAAGGGAGTTTTACGCGGACTTCATTTTCAAAAGAATCATCCGCAGGGAAAGCTAGTCCGGGTTGTTTCTGGAGAGGTCTTTGATGTAGCGGTCGATCTTCGTGCAGGCAGCGCTACTTATGGCAAGTGGACCGGTGTAATTCTGTCGGCCGAAAATAAGCGTCAGTTTTATATTCCGCGTGGCTTCGCTCATGGCTTTTTGGTGCTCTCTGATGAAGCGGAATTTACCTATAAATGTGATGAATATTATCACCCTGAAGATGAGGGCGGCCTTAAATGGGATGATCCTACTGTTGGAGTAAAATGGCCAATCTCTAAAGATATGAAGCTTCTTTTGAGCGATAAAGATCAAAAACATCCTGATTTTAAACATTTAGGAGTTCAATTTCATGTCTGA
- a CDS encoding Glycosyltransferase family 2 protein, whose protein sequence is MNPKIAAGIVLYNPELSRLEQNLKHISPQVDHLYLADNGSENLSAVQNFLSSFKKVSLIPLGENKGIAAALNACMEMAQKDGFEWVVTLDQDSVCEENLVGAYFSQIEQKNVGIFTPVILYEKKGESLSLPEFKEPFTEVERCITSAGMTSVKAWKEIGGFDERLFIDYVDYDFCIRLKKRGYRILRVNSVCLHQQLGRADEVDFLENLGKLLHIKRLQKKIYVYNHSPMRTYYYARNSAYYIRKYAEDLSDLSQEKHEVKHWLMMKVLFEKQKCAKIRAIVRGRRDSKKL, encoded by the coding sequence ATGAATCCCAAAATTGCCGCGGGAATCGTTCTCTATAATCCGGAACTTTCCCGTCTGGAACAGAATCTAAAGCATATTTCTCCACAGGTGGATCATTTGTATCTTGCGGATAATGGTTCTGAGAATTTATCTGCTGTACAAAACTTTTTATCTTCTTTTAAGAAGGTTTCGCTGATTCCCTTGGGGGAAAATAAGGGAATTGCTGCAGCGCTCAACGCTTGTATGGAGATGGCCCAAAAAGATGGGTTTGAGTGGGTTGTGACTTTGGATCAGGATTCTGTCTGTGAGGAAAATCTGGTCGGTGCTTATTTTTCGCAGATTGAGCAGAAAAATGTCGGGATTTTCACGCCGGTGATTCTCTATGAAAAAAAGGGAGAATCCCTTTCTTTACCGGAATTTAAAGAACCTTTTACAGAAGTAGAACGCTGTATTACTTCGGCTGGGATGACTTCAGTAAAGGCATGGAAAGAAATCGGCGGATTTGATGAGCGACTTTTTATCGATTACGTGGATTATGATTTTTGTATCCGCCTGAAAAAGCGCGGCTATCGGATTTTGCGTGTCAATTCCGTTTGCCTTCATCAACAGCTTGGCAGGGCGGATGAAGTTGATTTTTTAGAGAATCTAGGAAAGCTTCTGCATATCAAAAGATTGCAGAAGAAAATTTATGTTTATAATCATTCTCCGATGCGGACCTATTACTATGCGAGAAATTCCGCTTATTATATTCGGAAGTATGCAGAAGATCTTTCCGATCTTTCGCAGGAAAAGCATGAGGTAAAGCATTGGCTGATGATGAAAGTCTTGTTTGAAAAGCAGAAATGCGCAAAGATTCGCGCGATTGTGCGCGGACGACGGGACAGTAAAAAGCTTTAA
- the spsJ gene encoding dTDP-glucose 4,6-dehydratase (Evidence 2a : Function from experimental evidences in other organisms; PubMedId : 22960854; Product type e : enzyme) gives MEKTYLVTGGAGFIGSNFIHYMLKKYDDIWIVNLDKLTYAGNLENLKEVENDPRYSFVQADIRDKEAVTKVFKENQIDYVVNFAAESHVDRSISNPEIFVETNVLGTVNLLNCAKNAWLIRDDQYREGVKYLQVSTDEVYGALGKEGFFMETTPLCPHSPYSSSKASADLFVKAYFDTYHFPMNITRCSNNYGPYQFPEKLIPLIMNNTLSHKELPVYGDGMQVRDWLYVEDHCKAIDMVIRGGILGEVYNIGGHNERPNIFIVKTIIGYIKEHVDDTVGEDLIRHVTDRKGHDRRYGIDPTKIKNALGWYPETTFEVGIKKTLQWYLDHEDWMKNVTSGDYQNYYKRMYANR, from the coding sequence ATGGAAAAAACCTATTTGGTAACCGGCGGAGCCGGATTTATCGGTTCGAACTTTATTCATTATATGCTGAAAAAATATGACGATATTTGGATCGTTAATCTGGATAAATTAACTTATGCAGGAAATCTGGAAAATCTCAAAGAGGTTGAAAATGATCCACGATATTCTTTTGTACAGGCCGATATTCGTGATAAAGAGGCAGTGACAAAAGTTTTTAAAGAAAATCAGATCGATTATGTAGTTAACTTTGCGGCAGAAAGCCATGTGGACCGCAGCATTTCCAATCCGGAAATTTTTGTGGAAACCAATGTACTCGGTACGGTCAATCTTTTAAACTGCGCAAAAAATGCATGGCTGATTAGAGACGATCAGTACCGTGAAGGGGTTAAGTATCTCCAAGTTTCCACTGATGAGGTGTATGGGGCCCTGGGTAAAGAAGGATTCTTTATGGAGACGACTCCGCTTTGCCCGCATAGCCCATATTCTTCCAGCAAAGCTTCGGCAGACCTTTTTGTCAAGGCTTATTTTGATACTTACCATTTTCCGATGAACATTACCCGCTGCTCTAATAACTATGGGCCTTATCAGTTCCCGGAAAAATTGATTCCGTTAATTATGAATAATACCCTCAGCCATAAAGAGCTTCCGGTTTACGGAGACGGCATGCAGGTTCGTGACTGGCTTTATGTAGAAGATCACTGCAAAGCGATTGATATGGTCATTCGCGGCGGCATTTTGGGTGAGGTTTATAATATTGGCGGCCATAATGAGCGGCCGAATATTTTTATTGTTAAGACAATTATTGGATACATTAAAGAACATGTCGACGATACAGTAGGCGAGGATCTGATTCGACATGTGACGGATCGTAAAGGACACGACCGCCGTTACGGAATCGATCCGACTAAGATTAAGAATGCACTTGGCTGGTATCCTGAGACCACCTTTGAAGTTGGCATTAAAAAGACGCTTCAGTGGTATCTTGACCATGAAGACTGGATGAAAAATGTGACTTCCGGTGATTATCAGAATTATTATAAAAGGATGTACGCAAATCGATGA
- the spsK gene encoding putative dTDP-4-dehydrorhamnose reductase (Evidence 3 : Putative function from multiple computational evidences; Product type e : enzyme), which yields MKVLVTGVKGQLGYDVMKVLKSRKIDCIGADLEQFDITDLEATEKFIKEYHPDTVIHCSAFTAVDRAEEQLDLCRKVNAEGPRNIAKVCKELDAKMVYISTDYVFPGVGDHVYEPDDPTGPLSVYGETKLEGEKAVQALLNRYFIVRISWVFGKNGNNFIKTMLRLSETHDEVSVVCDQIGSPTYTADLAPLLCDMVETEKYGIYHATNEGYCSWADFAKEIFRQSGRSTKVNAIPSDQYPAKAHRPENSRMSKDKLVENGFHRLPTWQDALNRYLTEINEKA from the coding sequence ATGAAAGTATTGGTAACAGGCGTAAAAGGCCAACTTGGCTATGATGTGATGAAAGTGCTCAAGAGCAGGAAGATTGACTGTATCGGGGCTGATCTGGAGCAGTTTGATATTACAGACTTAGAGGCAACGGAAAAGTTTATCAAGGAATATCATCCGGACACCGTGATCCATTGTTCCGCATTTACCGCGGTGGATCGTGCGGAAGAGCAGCTTGATCTTTGCCGCAAAGTCAATGCAGAGGGGCCGCGGAATATTGCAAAAGTCTGTAAAGAACTCGATGCAAAGATGGTTTATATCAGCACGGATTATGTTTTTCCGGGTGTGGGAGACCATGTCTATGAGCCCGACGATCCAACCGGTCCCTTGAGTGTTTACGGCGAAACAAAACTGGAAGGTGAAAAGGCGGTACAAGCGCTGCTTAACCGCTATTTTATTGTCCGAATCTCATGGGTGTTCGGCAAGAATGGAAACAACTTTATCAAGACGATGCTGCGCTTGTCCGAAACGCACGATGAAGTTTCGGTTGTTTGCGATCAGATCGGTTCTCCTACTTATACAGCGGACTTGGCGCCGCTTCTCTGCGATATGGTCGAAACCGAAAAATATGGCATTTACCATGCAACCAATGAGGGCTATTGCAGCTGGGCAGATTTTGCCAAAGAGATTTTTCGTCAGTCAGGGCGTTCCACAAAGGTGAACGCAATTCCAAGCGATCAGTATCCCGCAAAAGCTCATCGCCCGGAAAATTCCCGGATGTCCAAGGATAAATTGGTGGAGAATGGGTTTCACAGGCTGCCGACTTGGCAGGATGCTTTGAATCGCTATTTGACTGAAATCAACGAAAAAGCTTAA
- the spsI gene encoding glucose-1-phosphate thymidylyltransferase (Evidence 2a : Function from experimental evidences in other organisms; PubMedId : 22960854; Product type e : enzyme) yields the protein MKGIILAGGSGTRLYPLTMVTSKQLLPIYDKPMIYYPLSTLMLAGIRDILIISTPHDLPNFERLLGDGSKYGVHLSYKEQPSPDGLAQAFLLGEEFINGDSCAMVLGDNIFYGSGLGDHLRKAAAQESGATVFGYYVEDPERFGIVEFDKEGRAVSLEEKPSHPKSNYAVTGLYFYDSHVCEYAHRVKPSARGELEITDLNKIYLEEGTLNVVTLGRGYAWLDTGTMDALNEASEFVKVIETRQGIQISAPEEIAFRNGWISPKELLDSANLYGKSTYGVHLKKVLEGKIRY from the coding sequence ATGAAAGGAATTATTCTTGCAGGGGGTTCCGGTACGCGGCTTTATCCGCTTACGATGGTTACTTCTAAACAATTACTTCCAATCTATGATAAACCAATGATTTACTATCCGCTTTCCACCTTAATGTTGGCGGGAATCCGTGATATTCTCATTATTTCTACGCCGCATGATCTGCCGAATTTTGAGCGACTTTTAGGGGACGGCTCCAAATACGGAGTTCATCTTTCTTATAAAGAACAGCCCTCTCCTGATGGACTTGCTCAGGCATTCCTTTTGGGAGAAGAATTTATCAATGGGGATTCCTGTGCAATGGTGTTGGGAGATAATATCTTTTATGGAAGTGGACTGGGAGACCATTTGCGCAAAGCAGCCGCTCAGGAATCCGGCGCGACGGTTTTTGGCTATTATGTAGAAGACCCGGAGCGGTTTGGAATTGTTGAATTTGATAAAGAGGGACGGGCAGTTTCTTTGGAAGAAAAACCCAGCCATCCAAAGTCCAACTATGCGGTAACCGGGCTTTATTTTTATGACAGCCATGTTTGCGAATATGCGCACCGCGTAAAGCCTTCTGCAAGAGGCGAACTGGAAATTACTGATTTAAATAAAATATATCTAGAAGAGGGAACTCTGAATGTGGTAACACTGGGGCGCGGCTATGCGTGGCTTGATACCGGCACAATGGATGCACTCAATGAAGCTTCTGAGTTTGTCAAAGTAATTGAGACTCGTCAAGGCATTCAAATTTCCGCTCCGGAAGAAATTGCTTTCCGTAACGGCTGGATCAGTCCGAAAGAACTTTTGGACTCTGCCAATCTTTACGGAAAGTCTACATATGGGGTGCATTTAAAGAAAGTTTTAGAAGGAAAAATTCGGTATTGA